In Nitrospirota bacterium, a genomic segment contains:
- a CDS encoding choice-of-anchor D domain-containing protein, which yields MRSKKLFTVFLAIAGLFLFAVPSVYALTDVAATTAYNSLQADSTAVIFDTRSVDEYNGLIPPWAGTPGTIDSDTAYNGTPKWRAGGKTKLPISVPLWINSSASDTQPQDPIEVRNIIEGLLARGVIDFNTPIYLLCKTAYRSHYMGLWMEANTFFNAKTATTATFTNLYDIDNDGTPTGGNGGMQEWNANNLPKYMGTYWSGYTYTPPMVFAEFDGTETFTVSVLEPTPSSGFGWPTVNRVSLQIFDNGNKGSEVAFSTTDASGLWTEYTFKASTYPFDIPVNPWTWRAYAANNPGRGLNNNALGVTDISPADASAYAAARNGVVVDVRTWEEHQGCEDTGWTPFTYNCSSTAANARSPQWTDTATGIVREAINVPFWISDGNGTEGWLPDNATSFTDSFAYLKDAGVIDYNTPLYVMCKSGYRSYWAGVYLQKLGFRNVYNIDYADTYNNGGMKEWYADIPLATNTDFHGPQVYAISPADSYANAATGQFKVGILQVPRAQGKYQPCVTNVDLYVDVFTTPVLTSNVDPGDGVLWTEYLFTNTPAAGSHTWNVRAQSGWGSVAPYTTCTGATPTYTSWNDHADADGPGDRSLGVSAQIAVTDDVLPVNDLEMNFGDVSIGNSPTQVITVANNSASTLTNLSTSRDTTYGAGAFLPFTVTNNCGSSLAAGGNCTIDIGFTPTAAGSFGKILRINSDDTGVPEVAVAMCGTSGGTAPRWTYSATTDTSDLSDSDLLSLLSDCAVPAAVAADNSAPDAPELLYPSDGDVTASADVTFAWTESTDEDGDAVSYQVCYSSDPATVDSNCYDAVSGDLVTKKSSSTLYAGLGSGAGLLLFGMMLAGSARRRKLALLIGLMAITAMFLVSCGKSTTDTSSNDGIDNFGAPGIQTYSATLQPGTDYTWKVIASDGTDNTDSKEASFTTGD from the coding sequence ATGAGGAGTAAAAAATTATTCACAGTATTTTTGGCCATTGCAGGGCTGTTCCTCTTTGCAGTGCCGTCAGTGTACGCACTGACAGATGTGGCGGCAACCACTGCATACAATTCCCTGCAGGCAGACTCAACAGCGGTTATTTTTGACACACGGTCAGTGGATGAGTACAACGGCCTTATCCCGCCGTGGGCTGGAACGCCGGGGACTATAGACTCCGACACTGCATACAACGGCACCCCGAAGTGGAGGGCGGGAGGCAAGACAAAGCTTCCTATAAGTGTGCCCTTATGGATTAACAGCTCAGCCAGTGATACACAGCCACAGGACCCGATTGAGGTGCGTAATATTATAGAGGGACTGCTTGCCAGGGGAGTGATAGACTTTAACACACCCATATACCTCCTCTGCAAAACTGCTTACAGGAGCCACTACATGGGCCTGTGGATGGAGGCAAACACCTTCTTTAATGCCAAGACCGCCACAACGGCTACCTTTACCAACCTCTACGATATTGATAATGATGGTACCCCGACCGGCGGTAATGGCGGTATGCAGGAGTGGAATGCCAACAACCTGCCCAAGTACATGGGGACATACTGGTCCGGCTATACCTATACACCACCAATGGTCTTTGCAGAGTTTGACGGCACTGAGACCTTTACCGTCAGCGTCCTTGAGCCAACCCCGAGCAGTGGTTTTGGCTGGCCGACGGTAAACAGGGTTTCGCTGCAGATATTCGACAACGGAAACAAAGGGAGTGAGGTTGCCTTTAGCACGACCGATGCCTCCGGTCTCTGGACAGAATATACATTCAAAGCATCCACATATCCGTTCGACATTCCGGTTAACCCCTGGACATGGAGGGCATATGCGGCCAACAACCCCGGAAGGGGACTTAACAACAACGCCCTTGGAGTAACCGATATCTCACCTGCAGATGCAAGTGCCTATGCAGCAGCACGTAACGGCGTAGTAGTCGATGTCCGTACATGGGAAGAACATCAGGGATGCGAAGATACAGGCTGGACTCCTTTTACTTATAACTGTTCCAGCACAGCAGCAAATGCCCGTTCCCCTCAGTGGACCGACACTGCAACCGGTATAGTGAGGGAGGCTATTAATGTGCCCTTCTGGATCTCAGACGGCAATGGTACTGAAGGTTGGCTTCCTGATAACGCAACCAGCTTTACCGACAGTTTCGCCTACCTGAAGGATGCAGGTGTTATTGACTACAATACTCCGCTCTACGTTATGTGCAAGAGCGGCTACCGCAGCTACTGGGCGGGTGTTTATCTGCAGAAACTCGGCTTCAGAAACGTCTACAACATAGACTACGCCGACACTTATAACAATGGAGGCATGAAGGAGTGGTATGCCGATATCCCCCTTGCCACTAATACCGACTTCCACGGACCCCAGGTATACGCCATAAGCCCTGCAGACAGTTATGCAAATGCAGCCACCGGTCAGTTTAAGGTCGGGATTCTGCAGGTACCCCGTGCTCAGGGTAAGTACCAACCTTGTGTAACTAACGTTGATTTATATGTAGATGTTTTCACAACTCCTGTACTTACAAGCAACGTTGATCCCGGTGATGGTGTCCTCTGGACAGAATATCTATTCACAAATACACCTGCAGCCGGTTCCCACACCTGGAATGTAAGGGCACAGAGCGGGTGGGGTTCAGTTGCACCCTATACAACTTGTACAGGTGCTACGCCAACATATACAAGCTGGAATGACCATGCAGATGCAGACGGTCCCGGTGACAGGTCTCTTGGGGTCTCAGCGCAGATTGCGGTAACCGACGATGTGCTGCCTGTTAACGATCTTGAGATGAACTTTGGCGACGTGAGTATCGGCAATTCACCAACACAGGTCATAACAGTGGCCAATAACAGCGCATCAACACTCACCAACCTGTCAACATCCCGTGATACTACATATGGTGCAGGTGCATTTCTGCCGTTCACCGTTACAAATAACTGTGGTTCCTCTCTTGCCGCAGGAGGAAATTGCACGATTGACATCGGTTTTACCCCGACTGCCGCGGGTTCTTTCGGAAAGATTCTCCGCATAAATTCCGATGACACCGGTGTCCCAGAGGTTGCAGTAGCCATGTGCGGTACCAGCGGAGGTACGGCGCCACGCTGGACATACAGTGCTACAACCGATACTTCAGACCTGTCGGACTCAGACCTCCTGAGCCTCCTGAGTGACTGTGCGGTGCCAGCTGCAGTGGCTGCTGATAATTCAGCTCCAGACGCACCTGAACTCCTCTACCCGTCTGATGGAGACGTAACTGCGTCTGCAGATGTAACTTTTGCCTGGACAGAGTCCACTGATGAAGATGGCGACGCTGTTTCCTATCAGGTCTGCTATTCTTCGGATCCAGCTACTGTTGATAGCAACTGCTACGATGCAGTGAGTGGAGACCTTGTTACCAAGAAGAGCAGCAGTACCCTCTATGCCGGACTTGGTTCCGGAGCAGGACTGTTACTCTTCGGGATGATGCTTGCAGGCAGTGCAAGGCGCAGGAAGCTGGCGCTCTTGATCGGCCTGATGGCAATAACAGCCATGTTCCTTGTCTCATGCGGAAAGAGCACAACCGATACATCAAGTAATGACGGTATCGATAACTTTGGAGCGCCCGGTATACAGACCTATTCTGCAACTCTCCAGCCAGGCACTGATTACACCTGGAAGGTCATTGCAAGTGATGGTACTGATAACACGGATAGCAAAGAAGCAAGCTTTACAACCGGAGATTAA
- a CDS encoding DUF4416 family protein, producing the protein MRKTHTPERALLFMATLYSDEEFYLKAKEHLINSFGELLFESECLPWVHSEYYRYELGWPITRRFLAFKKRFNTGTIREVKLVTNELEEMFSVDDRRKVNLDPGYITEAKVVLATTKNYPHRIYLGSGIFAEVTLFYSKGKYRSHQFTYLDYGTPEYLGIFHKMRELLRDTVPLSHPVQHY; encoded by the coding sequence ATGAGAAAAACGCACACTCCGGAGAGAGCCCTCCTTTTCATGGCCACCCTGTATTCTGACGAAGAGTTTTACTTGAAGGCAAAGGAGCACCTGATAAATAGTTTTGGTGAATTGTTGTTTGAAAGTGAGTGCCTTCCATGGGTTCATTCAGAATATTACAGATATGAGCTGGGCTGGCCCATAACCAGACGGTTTCTCGCGTTTAAGAAGAGATTTAATACCGGGACAATAAGAGAGGTAAAGCTCGTCACCAATGAACTTGAAGAAATGTTTTCGGTTGATGACAGAAGGAAAGTGAATCTTGATCCCGGCTATATCACAGAGGCAAAGGTGGTGCTTGCCACAACAAAGAACTATCCCCACAGGATATATCTCGGTAGTGGCATCTTTGCAGAGGTAACACTGTTTTACTCAAAAGGAAAATACCGGTCCCATCAATTTACCTATCTGGACTATGGTACCCCGGAGTATCTCGGCATCTTCCACAAAATGCGGGAGCTGCTTAGAGATACCGTGCCTTTGTCCCATCCGGTACAGCATTATTAA
- a CDS encoding TlpA disulfide reductase family protein: MSSRGIILGVILVIGVFLVILTQKDRTPQARRAIIGLEAPAFVILDGDGAPVKLSQFKGKTVFLHFWASWCPNCREELPSIQALYNRRKSDPDFVFLSIVYRENPAKSMKYLKTNNYDIPLYTDPGEKAARTYGVTGVPETFIIGADGILRKRVIGAGDWSGY; the protein is encoded by the coding sequence TTGAGTTCACGCGGAATTATCCTTGGAGTTATCCTTGTCATAGGTGTATTCCTCGTAATTTTAACCCAGAAAGACAGAACTCCGCAGGCACGCAGGGCAATCATAGGTCTTGAGGCCCCCGCGTTTGTCATTCTTGACGGTGACGGTGCTCCTGTCAAACTTTCCCAATTCAAGGGAAAAACAGTCTTTCTGCACTTCTGGGCCTCGTGGTGTCCAAACTGCAGGGAGGAACTCCCTTCTATCCAGGCCCTCTATAACAGGAGAAAATCAGACCCGGACTTTGTCTTCCTGAGCATTGTATACCGTGAAAACCCTGCAAAGAGCATGAAATATCTGAAAACAAATAATTATGACATCCCCTTGTATACCGATCCCGGTGAAAAGGCAGCGCGGACATACGGTGTCACGGGTGTGCCTGAAACGTTCATAATAGGAGCGGACGGGATACTGCGAAAAAGGGTTATAGGAGCAGGGGATTGGAGTGGGTATTAG
- the guaB gene encoding IMP dehydrogenase: MIEENVFTGLTFDDVLLIPAKSDVIPKEVDVTTYLTRNISLNTPIVTSAMDTVTEASMAIAMAREGGIGFIHRAMSPDKQGLEVDKVKKSESGMIIDPITVSPDAPISDAFALMTRYKISGVPVTVKGKLIGILTNRDLRFETRMDRKVKEVMTKERLITATENITLDEAKETLHKYKIEKLPIVDSENNLKGLITIKDIEKRRKYPHACKDSVGRLRVGGAVGVGSEAIERAAILVSAGVDVLVIDTAHGHSNAVIKTLKELKKKFEVDVIAGNVATREGAGDLVEAGADAIKVGIGPGSICTTRVIAGAGVPQITAIKECYSVAKEHGVPVIADGGIKYSGDITKAIASGAHSVMIGSLFAGTAESPGEIILYQGRSYKVYRGMGSLGAMAQGAKDRYGQEGVDTPKLVPEGVEGRVPYKGPLSQSILQLIGGLRSGMGYCGCRTLNELREKARFIRITNAGLRESHVHDVIITKESPNYRTEW; this comes from the coding sequence ATGATAGAGGAAAACGTTTTCACGGGCCTTACCTTTGATGATGTCCTTCTCATTCCGGCAAAATCCGATGTGATTCCAAAAGAGGTTGACGTCACAACATACCTCACACGCAATATCAGCCTAAACACACCCATTGTCACTTCAGCAATGGATACAGTCACTGAAGCCTCCATGGCCATTGCCATGGCAAGAGAAGGGGGCATTGGGTTCATACACAGGGCAATGTCTCCCGACAAGCAGGGCCTTGAGGTTGACAAGGTTAAAAAGTCTGAAAGCGGTATGATTATCGACCCGATAACCGTATCGCCGGATGCCCCTATCAGTGACGCCTTTGCCTTAATGACGAGGTACAAGATATCAGGGGTTCCCGTAACGGTAAAGGGCAAATTGATAGGTATCCTCACAAACAGGGACCTCAGGTTTGAGACACGTATGGACAGAAAGGTCAAGGAAGTAATGACAAAAGAAAGACTCATTACAGCCACTGAGAATATCACACTTGATGAGGCAAAAGAGACACTGCATAAATACAAGATTGAGAAGCTTCCCATTGTTGACAGTGAAAACAATCTGAAGGGGTTAATAACCATAAAGGATATAGAGAAGAGGAGGAAGTACCCACATGCCTGCAAGGACTCTGTAGGTCGTCTGCGTGTTGGTGGGGCTGTTGGAGTTGGCAGTGAGGCGATAGAGAGGGCAGCGATTCTTGTAAGCGCCGGTGTTGACGTTCTGGTTATAGATACGGCCCATGGACACAGTAATGCTGTTATCAAGACACTGAAGGAGCTGAAAAAGAAGTTCGAGGTTGATGTTATAGCCGGGAATGTTGCCACCAGAGAGGGCGCCGGAGACCTTGTCGAGGCAGGAGCAGATGCAATAAAGGTGGGAATAGGTCCCGGCTCTATCTGTACAACAAGGGTAATAGCCGGTGCAGGGGTTCCACAGATTACCGCCATCAAGGAATGTTATTCTGTTGCAAAAGAACATGGTGTTCCGGTTATTGCTGATGGAGGTATAAAATACTCCGGAGATATTACCAAGGCCATTGCATCAGGGGCGCACTCCGTTATGATAGGCAGCCTTTTTGCCGGTACAGCTGAATCTCCAGGAGAGATAATCCTGTATCAGGGTAGAAGTTACAAGGTTTACAGGGGCATGGGTTCATTAGGCGCCATGGCTCAGGGGGCAAAGGACAGATATGGACAGGAAGGAGTGGATACGCCCAAACTCGTTCCTGAGGGAGTAGAAGGGAGGGTTCCCTATAAAGGCCCCCTTTCACAGAGCATTCTCCAGCTTATAGGTGGTTTAAGGTCGGGAATGGGATATTGCGGTTGCAGGACACTGAATGAACTGAGGGAAAAGGCAAGGTTTATAAGGATTACCAATGCAGGACTCAGGGAGAGTCATGTCCATGACGTGATAATCACCAAGGAATCCCCTAATTACAGAACAGAATGGTAA
- a CDS encoding ATP-dependent Clp protease ATP-binding subunit has product MFEKFTERGRKVIIYAKEEAERRQNDYLGTEHLLLGLIREQDGLPVVVLKKMGLSIEEIRIEVERNLPVGTNLLTFGDIPFTPRAKKVLELAVEEARLLGHNYIGSEHLLLGLVREDEGIGGKILRNLGANLLGARQLSINLSMRTQPHIREKKTATPALDEFGKDLTTLAKKGKLDPVIGREKEIERVLQILGRRVKNNPAIIGEPGVGKTAIVEGLAQKIVTGDVPDQLLGKRIISLDLGALIAGTKYRGQFEERLKVVMKEIMQSDNIILFIDELHTLIGAGAAEGSVDASSMLKPALSRGEIQCIGATTADEFRKYIERDGALERRFQPIYVDPPNMEETIDILIGLKSKYEAHHRVKYSEDAVVTAAKMSDRYVADRNLPDKAIDVIDETGSRIKLKRYTPPLELKDIEHDLERLSKEKNLYIKLQDVEKAASVRGEEEKLKRIHEQLHKQWRDNLTKDIPVIKAEDIAYTVSKMTGIPLIKLEREETEKLLLMEQELHKRIIAQDEATRAVCRAIRRSRAGLKSRKKPIGSFFFLGPTGVGKTELAKALAEFLFDDENSLIKIDMSEYMERFNVSKLTGAPPGYIGYEEGGQLTERVRKKPYSVVLFDEIEKAHPDVFNVLLQILDEGVLTDSIGRKIDFKNTVIIMTSNLGARIIEKATPLGFQRNSADDIYTKIKDNVLNELKKTFNPEFLNRVDEIVVFHPLDKIHLFSIIDLLIDETNKQLVEQEIVLEVTDEVKEWLVDKYYQPVYGARPMRRAVQKEIEDYLSEEMLKGRFEGANKVVVALEDGKPVFKVAHKEELLTASVN; this is encoded by the coding sequence ATGTTTGAAAAGTTTACTGAAAGAGGAAGAAAGGTAATTATATATGCCAAGGAAGAGGCGGAAAGACGGCAGAATGATTATCTGGGCACCGAACACCTGCTTCTGGGATTGATCAGGGAACAGGATGGCCTGCCGGTAGTCGTTCTTAAAAAGATGGGGCTTTCCATAGAAGAGATTCGCATAGAGGTCGAAAGGAATCTTCCTGTTGGTACCAATCTCCTTACATTTGGAGATATACCGTTTACACCAAGGGCCAAAAAGGTGCTTGAACTTGCAGTCGAGGAAGCAAGGCTCCTTGGACATAACTATATCGGCAGCGAACACCTCCTGCTCGGCCTGGTGAGGGAGGATGAAGGAATCGGCGGGAAAATTCTCAGAAACCTTGGAGCCAATCTGCTCGGGGCAAGGCAACTCTCCATAAATCTGTCAATGAGGACACAGCCCCATATACGGGAAAAGAAGACAGCCACTCCCGCGCTTGATGAGTTTGGAAAAGACCTGACGACTCTTGCCAAGAAAGGAAAACTTGACCCAGTTATCGGCAGGGAAAAAGAGATAGAGCGTGTCCTTCAGATACTCGGCCGGAGGGTCAAAAATAATCCGGCAATTATTGGTGAGCCCGGTGTCGGCAAAACTGCAATTGTGGAAGGGCTTGCCCAGAAGATTGTTACCGGCGATGTTCCCGACCAGTTGCTCGGCAAGAGAATCATCTCCCTTGACCTCGGTGCCCTGATTGCGGGAACCAAATACAGGGGACAGTTTGAGGAGAGATTAAAGGTTGTAATGAAGGAGATAATGCAATCCGACAACATCATACTCTTTATTGATGAACTCCATACGCTTATCGGTGCGGGCGCTGCCGAAGGGTCGGTGGATGCCTCCAGTATGTTAAAACCCGCCCTTTCCAGGGGTGAAATACAGTGCATCGGCGCTACCACTGCCGATGAGTTCAGGAAATATATTGAAAGGGATGGTGCCCTCGAGAGGAGGTTCCAGCCAATCTATGTTGACCCCCCGAATATGGAGGAGACCATAGATATCCTTATAGGTTTAAAGAGCAAGTATGAGGCGCATCACAGGGTTAAGTACAGTGAGGATGCCGTTGTAACCGCAGCAAAGATGTCCGACAGATATGTAGCGGACAGGAATCTGCCGGATAAGGCCATTGATGTAATAGATGAGACGGGTTCGAGAATCAAGCTCAAAAGATATACTCCGCCCCTTGAATTGAAGGATATTGAACATGACCTTGAAAGGCTATCCAAAGAGAAGAATCTTTATATCAAGCTTCAGGATGTTGAAAAGGCGGCATCCGTAAGAGGGGAGGAAGAGAAACTCAAGAGGATACATGAGCAGCTTCACAAGCAGTGGCGTGATAACCTCACCAAGGATATCCCTGTTATCAAGGCAGAGGATATTGCTTATACAGTCTCAAAGATGACGGGAATACCCCTTATTAAACTTGAACGGGAAGAGACGGAAAAACTGCTCCTTATGGAGCAGGAACTGCATAAGAGGATTATTGCCCAGGATGAGGCTACCCGGGCAGTCTGCAGAGCCATAAGACGTTCCAGGGCAGGACTTAAAAGCAGAAAGAAGCCCATTGGTTCTTTCTTCTTCCTTGGTCCAACAGGTGTGGGCAAGACCGAGCTTGCGAAGGCACTCGCAGAGTTTCTGTTTGACGATGAGAACTCTCTCATCAAGATTGATATGTCAGAGTACATGGAGAGATTCAATGTCTCAAAGCTCACCGGTGCACCTCCGGGCTATATAGGTTATGAAGAGGGCGGACAGCTTACCGAGCGGGTGAGGAAGAAACCATATTCGGTGGTGCTCTTTGATGAGATAGAGAAGGCCCACCCTGATGTCTTTAATGTCCTGCTTCAGATCCTTGATGAAGGAGTGCTTACCGACAGTATTGGAAGAAAGATAGATTTCAAGAATACGGTTATCATTATGACCTCGAATCTTGGAGCCAGGATTATAGAGAAGGCCACGCCTTTAGGATTTCAGCGTAACAGTGCCGATGACATCTACACGAAGATCAAGGACAACGTGCTGAACGAGCTGAAGAAGACCTTTAATCCTGAGTTTCTGAACAGGGTTGACGAAATAGTGGTCTTCCATCCCCTTGACAAGATACATCTCTTCTCCATTATTGACCTGCTGATAGATGAGACCAACAAACAGCTTGTTGAGCAGGAGATAGTCCTTGAGGTTACGGACGAGGTAAAGGAATGGCTTGTTGACAAATATTATCAGCCTGTCTATGGTGCCAGGCCCATGAGAAGGGCCGTGCAGAAAGAGATAGAAGACTATCTCTCTGAAGAGATGTTGAAGGGCAGGTTTGAGGGAGCCAACAAGGTGGTAGTGGCTCTTGAGGATGGGAAGCCTGTGTTCAAGGTAGCACATAAGGAAGAATTGCTGACAGCAAGTGTCAATTGA
- a CDS encoding proline--tRNA ligase translates to MRFSRTCVPTLRETPSEAEAVSHKLLLRAGYIRQLAAGLYIFMPLGWRVMGKINAIIKEEMARIDAQELLLPVLHPADIWQKTGRWSEIGDEMFRLKDRTGRDMCLGMTHEEIMTWLASREIRSYKVLPQIWYQIQTKLRDEARPKSGILRTREFIMKDSYSFDRDENGLSQSYRLHEEAYHRIFERCGLKFYQVESDPGMMGGATAHEFMAPSPAGEDDVAICDSCGYAANVELAISVSPETKFEDRPFEEVHTPQKRTVREVSEFLGASPAYFIKSLLFMADTGPVLVLLRGDQELQEKKLQRLIGPCRPARKEEVLETLEVEPGFIGPMGHKIRIIADEALKEGVYISGANRADYHVRGVRPGEDFDAEWTDLHMVKGGDRCCKCRASLRIEKVIEIGNIFKLGTKYSEPLKAYYLDEKGKEHPLVMGSYGIGPARIAAAAVEQSNDENGIIWPESIAPFDVMILPLKMNNTEIVRVSEDIYQELTRKGLDVFMDDRNERAGVKFKDADLIGIPLQVVIGEKNLKEGFIEIKIRRTGEKKLVRTDEAVEGIAGIVSSNKAE, encoded by the coding sequence ATGAGATTTTCAAGAACCTGTGTTCCAACCCTGAGAGAGACACCATCAGAGGCAGAGGCTGTAAGCCACAAGTTATTACTCCGGGCAGGTTACATAAGACAGCTTGCCGCCGGTCTTTATATATTCATGCCCCTTGGCTGGAGGGTAATGGGAAAGATAAATGCCATTATAAAGGAAGAGATGGCTCGGATAGACGCCCAGGAGCTTCTGCTGCCCGTGCTGCATCCTGCCGATATATGGCAGAAGACAGGCAGGTGGTCCGAGATTGGGGATGAGATGTTCCGGCTCAAGGACAGGACCGGCAGGGATATGTGTCTTGGCATGACGCATGAGGAGATAATGACATGGCTGGCATCGCGGGAGATACGTTCCTACAAGGTCCTTCCCCAGATATGGTACCAGATACAGACAAAACTGAGGGACGAGGCAAGGCCAAAGAGCGGCATCCTGAGGACAAGAGAGTTTATCATGAAGGACTCATACAGTTTTGACCGTGACGAAAACGGCCTCAGCCAGAGCTACCGCCTTCATGAAGAGGCGTATCACAGGATTTTTGAAAGGTGCGGACTTAAATTCTACCAGGTAGAATCAGACCCCGGCATGATGGGTGGTGCAACCGCACATGAGTTCATGGCGCCAAGTCCGGCAGGGGAAGACGATGTTGCCATTTGCGACTCCTGCGGCTATGCCGCAAATGTTGAACTGGCAATCAGCGTCTCACCGGAAACAAAATTTGAGGACCGGCCATTTGAAGAGGTTCATACCCCTCAAAAACGGACCGTCCGTGAGGTATCGGAATTTCTCGGTGCATCCCCGGCTTATTTTATAAAAAGTCTTCTCTTCATGGCAGATACAGGGCCTGTACTCGTGCTTCTCAGGGGTGACCAGGAGCTTCAGGAGAAAAAACTTCAGAGGCTCATCGGACCATGCAGGCCTGCCCGTAAAGAGGAAGTCCTTGAAACACTCGAAGTGGAGCCCGGATTCATTGGCCCAATGGGGCATAAAATCAGGATTATTGCTGACGAGGCACTGAAAGAAGGCGTTTACATAAGCGGTGCAAACAGGGCGGATTATCACGTAAGGGGGGTAAGGCCGGGAGAAGACTTTGATGCCGAATGGACGGACCTGCACATGGTGAAGGGGGGAGACAGGTGCTGTAAATGCAGGGCCTCTCTAAGGATCGAAAAGGTGATCGAGATTGGGAACATCTTTAAGCTCGGCACCAAATACTCGGAGCCATTAAAGGCGTATTATCTTGATGAAAAGGGTAAGGAGCACCCCCTTGTCATGGGGAGCTACGGAATCGGGCCTGCAAGGATTGCTGCGGCTGCAGTGGAACAGAGCAATGATGAAAACGGCATCATATGGCCTGAAAGCATTGCACCCTTTGATGTCATGATATTACCGCTCAAGATGAATAATACAGAAATAGTGCGGGTCTCCGAGGATATCTATCAGGAACTTACCCGGAAGGGTCTTGATGTCTTCATGGACGACCGCAACGAAAGGGCAGGAGTAAAGTTCAAAGACGCTGACCTTATCGGAATCCCCCTTCAGGTGGTTATTGGTGAAAAAAATCTGAAGGAAGGTTTTATTGAGATAAAGATACGCAGGACAGGGGAGAAAAAGCTTGTCAGAACAGATGAGGCGGTTGAGGGGATTGCAGGGATAGTCTCATCAAATAAGGCAGAATGA
- a CDS encoding NUDIX domain-containing protein yields the protein MGEEILEIVDKAGEVIGRASRTVIHGNNSLLHRVVHVIVVNSSGDILLQRRSMNKDVAPGRWDTSVGGHVDAGETVEGALRREMEEELGITGMDIKFLYSYIHSNPYESELVSSYECLHEGPFDFSKEEIDEVRFWPLHEIRESLGRGVLSDNFEEEFPRYLKTLSP from the coding sequence ATGGGTGAAGAGATACTGGAGATAGTCGATAAGGCCGGTGAGGTCATCGGCCGTGCATCAAGGACTGTGATACATGGCAATAACAGCCTCCTTCACAGGGTGGTGCATGTGATTGTTGTAAACTCCTCCGGGGATATCCTGCTTCAGCGAAGGTCGATGAACAAGGATGTTGCCCCCGGCAGGTGGGATACATCCGTCGGAGGACACGTGGATGCAGGGGAGACTGTAGAGGGTGCACTCAGGAGAGAGATGGAGGAAGAGCTTGGGATTACAGGTATGGATATAAAATTCCTGTACTCATATATACATTCAAATCCCTATGAGTCGGAACTTGTCTCTTCATACGAGTGTCTCCATGAGGGACCTTTTGATTTCAGTAAGGAAGAGATAGATGAGGTCAGGTTCTGGCCTTTGCACGAGATTAGAGAGAGTCTTGGCAGGGGTGTTTTAAGCGATAATTTCGAGGAAGAGTTCCCGAGATACCTGAAAACCCTCTCCCCCTGA